The Oscillospiraceae bacterium genome contains a region encoding:
- a CDS encoding nitrate ABC transporter permease, which produces MYSSKKKTGFSKFIASIPNWVWLIISLVAAALLWIVISHSTKGGVVFATPTKVFESLMKKVNDGTLWVHIGYSLFRVLAGFGIGFVASIPMAFLMGWYAPFRHVVEPWIQFVRNIPPLAYIPLVIVGAGVGEKAKVIVIFIASFLVLVVTIYQGVCNVDITLIKAARILGASDRDIFFRVVIPASTPFILTGARLGLSASLTTLVAAELTGASEGLGMMIQKASGYYDMGTVLMGIIVIGIIGIGMEKLVRFLERRLTGWQETVQQ; this is translated from the coding sequence ATGTACAGCTCAAAAAAGAAAACCGGCTTTTCCAAATTCATAGCGTCCATCCCCAACTGGGTGTGGCTCATCATCTCGCTTGTGGCTGCGGCGCTGCTATGGATCGTCATCTCTCATTCCACAAAGGGCGGCGTGGTGTTTGCCACCCCCACCAAGGTGTTTGAAAGCCTAATGAAAAAGGTGAACGACGGCACTTTGTGGGTGCACATCGGCTACAGCTTGTTCCGGGTGCTCGCAGGGTTCGGCATCGGTTTTGTGGCGTCTATTCCAATGGCGTTTTTGATGGGCTGGTACGCGCCTTTCCGCCATGTGGTAGAGCCATGGATCCAATTCGTGCGCAACATTCCGCCGCTTGCCTATATCCCGCTTGTTATCGTGGGCGCCGGCGTGGGCGAAAAAGCCAAGGTCATTGTGATCTTTATCGCCTCTTTCCTGGTGCTGGTGGTCACCATTTACCAGGGTGTGTGCAATGTGGATATCACCCTGATCAAGGCCGCCCGCATTTTGGGCGCTTCAGACAGGGACATCTTCTTCCGGGTGGTTATCCCCGCATCCACCCCGTTTATCCTTACTGGCGCAAGGCTGGGCCTGTCGGCTTCGCTCACCACCCTGGTGGCGGCCGAGCTTACCGGCGCGTCCGAGGGCCTGGGCATGATGATCCAAAAGGCCAGCGGCTATTACGACATGGGCACTGTGCTCATGGGCATTATTGTGATCGGCATCATCGGCATCGGCATGGAGAAGCTGGTGCGATTCTTGGAGAGGAGGCTCACAGGATGGCAGGAAACAGTGCAGCAGTAA
- a CDS encoding ABC transporter ATP-binding protein yields the protein MAGNSAAVKVRIDGVVKKFNGRNGEMVALNGMTMDIHENEFVTVVGPSGCGKSTILNIIAGLLEPTEGHVYVDGKEVEGPGPERGVVFQQYALFPWLTVRKNVKFALDMRGIKGPEADAVVDKYLKMVDLEKFADHYPKELSGGMKQRVAIARAYAAEPQVLLMDEPFGALDAQTRTQLQTELLETWEKEQKTCFFITHDVEEAIILGQKVVIMSARPGRIKEVVDIDIPYPRDQETKMSPRFLELKNYIWSQVYQEYLEVRK from the coding sequence ATGGCAGGAAACAGTGCAGCAGTAAAGGTCCGCATCGACGGCGTGGTGAAGAAGTTCAACGGCCGCAACGGCGAGATGGTCGCGCTGAACGGAATGACCATGGACATCCACGAGAACGAGTTTGTCACGGTGGTAGGCCCCTCCGGCTGCGGTAAATCGACTATTTTGAACATCATCGCGGGCCTGCTTGAGCCCACCGAGGGCCATGTGTATGTGGACGGCAAAGAGGTCGAGGGCCCCGGCCCTGAGCGCGGCGTGGTGTTCCAGCAGTACGCCCTGTTCCCCTGGCTTACTGTGCGCAAGAACGTGAAGTTCGCGCTGGACATGCGGGGCATCAAGGGCCCGGAAGCGGACGCAGTGGTGGATAAATACTTAAAAATGGTCGACCTGGAAAAGTTTGCGGATCATTACCCCAAAGAACTTTCAGGCGGCATGAAGCAGCGCGTTGCCATTGCGCGCGCCTATGCGGCCGAGCCGCAGGTGCTGCTGATGGACGAACCTTTCGGCGCGCTGGACGCCCAGACCCGCACCCAGCTGCAGACTGAACTGCTGGAAACCTGGGAAAAAGAGCAAAAGACCTGCTTTTTTATCACCCACGATGTGGAGGAAGCGATTATCCTGGGGCAGAAGGTGGTCATTATGAGTGCACGCCCCGGCCGCATTAAGGAAGTTGTGGACATCGACATTCCCTACCCCCGCGACCAGGAAACCAAGATGAGCCCGCGCTTTTTGGAGCTTAAGAATTACATCTGGAGCCAGGTGTATCAAGAGTATCTGGAAGTGCGCAAATAA